A window of the Scleropages formosus chromosome 21, fSclFor1.1, whole genome shotgun sequence genome harbors these coding sequences:
- the samtor gene encoding S-adenosylmethionine sensor upstream of mTORC1 isoform X2, with amino-acid sequence MLLSRIGFWKLGDFEKIWREHCEDEETLSEYALAMKNLADHHWARSCEGEGRIEWCRSVCQEYFQGGGLKRALEKDEKSARHSGSATVAAPHCQQDESHRMNHQSGKVRLLDVGSCFNPFLKFDEFVTVGIDIVPAVESVHKCDFLNLQLQPPLQLAPDDTNAFLLQLRSPIDALPAELFHVVVFSLLLSYFPSPYQRWICCKKAHELLALHGLLLVITPDSSHQNRHALMMRSWRVAVESLGFKRYRYVKFSHMHLMAFRKVSLKTTSDLVSRNYPEMLYIPQDFNNADEEDYSDVPVPVRSGFEDDQLARCFAELPDAPYDSDSGESQSSSAPFHELDDPVLLQS; translated from the exons TGGGAGACTTTGAGAAGATCTGGCGTGAACATTGTGAGGATGAGGAGACCCTCAGCGAGTACGCCCTGGCGATGAAGAACCTGGCTGACCACCACTGGGCGCGGAGCTGCGAAGGCGAAGGGCGCATCGAATGGTGCCGTAG TGTCTGTCAGGAGTACTTCCAAGGTGGAGGGTTGAAGAGGGCCCTGGAGAAAGACGAGAAGAGCGCCAGACACTCGGGGAGCGCAACGGTCGCAGCTCCGCACTGTCAGCAAGACGAGTCCCACAG GATGAACCATCAATCAGGGAAGGTTCGTTTACTGGATGTTGGCAGCTGTTTTAACCCCTTCCTGAAGTTTGATGAATTTGTTACTGTCGGCATTGACATTGTGCCTGCAGTTGAG AGCGTACACAAGTGCGACTTTCTCAACCTGCAGCTGCAGCCACCCCTGCAGTTGGCACCAGATGATACGAATGccttcctgctgcagctgcgCAGTCCTATCGATGCCCTGCCTGCTGAGCTATTCCACGTGGTCGTCTTCTCGCTCCTGCTCTCCTATTTCCCCTCGCCCTACCAGCGCTGGATCTGCTGCAAGAAGGCCCACGAGTTGCTGGCGCTACACGGCCTGCTGCTGGTCATCACGCCTGACTCATCGCACCAGAACCGGCACGCGCTCATGATGCGCAGCTGGCGCGTGGCCGTGGAGTCGTTGGGCTTTAAGCGCTACAGATACGTCAAGTTCTCCCACATGCACCTCATGGCCTTCCGCAAGGTTTCGCTCAAGACCACCAGTGACCTGGTGAGCCGCAACTACCCTGAGATGCTGTACATCCCACAGGACTTCAACAACGCCGACGAGGAAGACTACTCTGATGTGCCTGTGCCAGTGCGCTCCGGGTTCGAGGACGACCAGCTGGCACGCTGCTTTGCCGAGCTCCCGGATGCGCCCTACGACTCGGACTCTGGGGAGAGCCAAAGCAGTTCCGCACCCTTCCATGAGCTGGATGACCCTGTCCTGCTGCAGAGCTAG